In a genomic window of Thermodesulfobacteriota bacterium:
- a CDS encoding bifunctional GNAT family N-acetyltransferase/carbon-nitrogen hydrolase family protein, producing MDNREDKKPGGDKKPDANGNHIRQRRRPKLVTRLAEFRDIPALVALSARVYGAAGVTDGMLRGQISIFPEGQFLVEYEGRIVGYCSTFMISGDLCLRPHTWKEITGGGFASRHDPEGDYLYGMEVCVDPEYRGLRIGTRLYDERRKLCQELGLKGIVFGGRMPGYQRRAAKVGSPEEYLRLVQARKIRDQVIMFHLSNDFEPMGILHDYLPFDHESGGNAVHMIWRNPLAVENQSKEKKKRGRLPRSVRVATVQFQMRKVDSEKQFEGQLEYFIDIASDYGSDFVVFPELVTLALLSAARKKMRPEESIDHLTEYTERYTKFMQEMAISYNINIIGGSHPTKMQDGDIHNISYIFLRDGAIHSQEKIHPTPNEKYWWDIRGGDELHTIPTDCGLIGVLICYDTEFPETARYLVDQGAVIIFVPFCTDERQGYLRVRYCSQAIAVQNQCFVVMSGTVGNLPDVENMDINYAESCILTPCDFPFARDGIAATTPPNTETIAFADLQLENLFASRNAGTVLNLKDRRFDLYSVQWNRKSGK from the coding sequence ATGGATAACCGCGAAGACAAAAAACCCGGGGGAGACAAAAAGCCCGACGCGAACGGGAACCACATCAGGCAGCGGCGCAGGCCCAAGCTCGTCACGCGTCTCGCCGAGTTCAGGGACATCCCGGCGCTCGTGGCGCTGAGCGCCAGGGTCTACGGCGCCGCCGGCGTTACGGACGGGATGCTCCGCGGGCAGATATCGATATTCCCCGAGGGGCAGTTCCTCGTCGAATACGAGGGCAGGATTGTCGGCTACTGCTCGACGTTCATGATAAGCGGCGACCTCTGTCTCCGCCCCCATACGTGGAAGGAGATAACGGGCGGCGGTTTCGCCTCGCGGCACGACCCCGAGGGCGACTACCTCTACGGCATGGAGGTCTGCGTCGATCCGGAATACAGGGGGCTCCGCATAGGGACGCGGCTTTACGACGAGCGGCGTAAGCTCTGCCAGGAGCTCGGGCTCAAGGGCATTGTGTTCGGCGGCCGCATGCCGGGATACCAGAGGCGGGCCGCGAAGGTCGGGAGCCCCGAGGAATATCTCCGTCTCGTCCAGGCCAGGAAGATACGCGACCAGGTCATAATGTTTCACCTGTCGAACGATTTCGAGCCGATGGGCATACTGCACGACTACCTGCCGTTCGACCACGAGTCCGGGGGCAACGCCGTCCACATGATATGGCGTAACCCGCTGGCCGTCGAAAACCAGTCGAAGGAAAAGAAGAAGCGCGGCAGGCTGCCGCGGTCCGTCCGCGTGGCCACGGTGCAGTTCCAGATGCGCAAGGTGGACTCCGAAAAGCAGTTCGAGGGGCAGCTCGAATATTTCATCGACATAGCTTCGGACTACGGCTCGGACTTCGTCGTCTTCCCCGAGCTCGTCACGCTCGCCCTGCTGTCGGCGGCCAGGAAAAAGATGCGGCCCGAGGAATCGATCGACCACCTGACGGAATACACGGAGCGCTATACGAAGTTCATGCAGGAGATGGCGATCTCCTACAACATCAACATCATCGGCGGCTCGCACCCGACCAAGATGCAGGACGGCGACATACACAATATCTCGTACATTTTCCTCCGCGACGGGGCCATCCATTCGCAGGAGAAGATACACCCGACGCCGAACGAAAAATACTGGTGGGACATACGGGGCGGCGACGAGCTGCATACGATCCCGACCGACTGCGGGCTCATAGGCGTGCTGATCTGCTACGACACGGAATTCCCCGAGACGGCGCGCTATCTCGTGGACCAGGGGGCCGTGATAATCTTCGTCCCGTTCTGCACGGACGAGAGGCAGGGTTATTTAAGGGTGAGGTACTGCTCGCAGGCGATAGCCGTCCAGAACCAGTGCTTCGTCGTGATGTCGGGGACGGTCGGCAACCTGCCCGACGTAGAGAACATGGACATCAATTACGCCGAGAGCTGCATACTTACGCCGTGCGACTTCCCCTTCGCGAGGGACGGCATCGCGGCCACGACCCCGCCCAACACGGAGACGATCGCATTCGCCGATTTACAGCTCGAGAACCTCTTCGCCAGCCGTAACGCCGGGACGGTGCTCAACCTCAAGGACAGAAGGTTCGACCTCTACAGCGTCCAGTGGAACCGGAAGAGCGGGAAATAG
- a CDS encoding helix-turn-helix domain-containing protein: MSERFESIRKGVEEASEWKKGKKTGARVRRYTAMAVAHIRKKTGLTQKEFSGVFLIPLSTLRQWEQGKRAPQGPAQALLGIIDKDAEAAIEALHK, translated from the coding sequence ATGAGCGAAAGATTCGAATCTATACGCAAAGGCGTGGAAGAGGCGAGCGAGTGGAAGAAGGGAAAGAAAACCGGCGCGCGCGTCAGGCGGTACACAGCGATGGCCGTGGCTCACATTCGGAAAAAGACCGGGCTCACACAGAAGGAATTTTCAGGGGTATTCCTGATTCCATTATCGACGCTCAGGCAGTGGGAGCAGGGAAAGCGCGCCCCGCAGGGGCCCGCCCAGGCGCTCCTCGGGATAATAGACAAGGACGCCGAAGCCGCAATCGAAGCGCTTCACAAATAA
- a CDS encoding DUF3574 domain-containing protein: protein MKGRRGSIPGAGSFKSGVLVLLVLVAALGAGCAETEINAYPGRPQLRGDRYVQTILVFGLSGTGGSAVTQDEWQAFMDAYIIPRFGEGLTIIDTDGHWMMQSGEMIKEDSRTILLLYDASSAQQADADIESIKAEYKELFDQEAVLRIDSEAAVSF, encoded by the coding sequence ATGAAAGGCAGGCGTGGTTCCATCCCGGGGGCCGGCTCTTTTAAGAGCGGCGTCCTGGTATTGCTCGTTCTCGTGGCGGCCCTCGGCGCGGGGTGCGCCGAAACCGAAATCAATGCCTACCCCGGCCGGCCGCAACTGAGAGGCGATCGTTACGTTCAAACCATACTCGTATTCGGCCTCTCCGGGACCGGCGGGAGCGCCGTCACCCAGGACGAGTGGCAGGCCTTCATGGATGCGTACATAATCCCGCGCTTCGGAGAGGGCCTCACGATAATCGACACGGACGGGCACTGGATGATGCAGTCGGGGGAGATGATAAAGGAGGACTCGCGGACAATACTCCTCCTTTACGACGCTTCCTCGGCGCAGCAGGCCGACGCCGACATAGAGAGCATAAAGGCGGAGTATAAAGAGCTTTTCGACCAGGAGGCCGTCCTCAGGATCGACAGCGAAGCGGCCGTTTCGTTCTAG
- a CDS encoding FadR/GntR family transcriptional regulator, producing MSAIIQKKSLADEVAERLRKQITSGKYKTGDKLPAEPQLMKKYGVGRSSIREAIKILSNLGFLNVQQGVGTFVISQTANEPISQRLKRADMHEIDEVRRILEIKIAEKAALTRNEEDIARIKKYLSERARTAKEGLLEECIEADVNFHISIAEATHNEILADLYRSVAMHISKGFKHIYDDTDSFVKTQKLHEQLGKYIIAKDAPGALNMVLNILNHD from the coding sequence GTGAGCGCGATAATTCAAAAGAAATCCCTGGCGGACGAAGTGGCCGAGCGGCTGCGGAAGCAGATCACTTCGGGGAAGTACAAAACCGGGGACAAGCTGCCCGCCGAGCCGCAACTGATGAAAAAATACGGCGTCGGCCGCTCGAGCATACGCGAAGCCATCAAGATTCTATCCAACCTGGGTTTTCTGAACGTGCAGCAAGGGGTAGGAACGTTCGTCATATCCCAGACGGCGAACGAACCCATAAGCCAGCGCCTGAAGCGCGCCGACATGCACGAGATAGACGAGGTCAGGCGGATACTCGAGATAAAAATAGCGGAGAAAGCCGCTTTGACGCGGAACGAAGAAGACATCGCCAGGATCAAAAAATATCTTTCCGAGCGGGCGCGGACGGCCAAGGAAGGACTGCTCGAAGAGTGCATCGAGGCCGACGTCAATTTCCACATTTCGATCGCTGAAGCGACGCACAATGAAATTCTTGCCGACCTGTACAGGTCCGTCGCCATGCACATAAGCAAGGGCTTTAAGCACATCTACGACGACACCGACAGCTTTGTGAAAACCCAGAAGCTCCACGAGCAGCTCGGCAAATACATCATAGCGAAGGACGCCCCCGGGGCCCTTAACATGGTCCTCAATATTTTAAACCACGACTAG
- a CDS encoding 4Fe-4S binding protein, with protein sequence MSYFIIPEKCVLCDACRPMCPRNAISAAAVEKTYIIDPDLCNDCQNISHVRCVPQCPVDAIVASRPN encoded by the coding sequence ATGAGCTACTTCATCATCCCAGAAAAATGCGTCCTCTGCGATGCATGTCGTCCGATGTGCCCCAGGAATGCGATCAGCGCGGCGGCGGTCGAAAAGACGTACATCATCGATCCCGACCTCTGCAACGATTGCCAGAATATCTCTCACGTTCGCTGCGTTCCGCAGTGTCCGGTGGATGCGATAGTCGCTTCCCGGCCGAACTGA
- a CDS encoding alpha/beta hydrolase — protein sequence MDLVNPVIVVPGITATYLRNEYKLPPDFVWTVMTKEYEKVALHPDDLRYEMQEPARLRPDQLYEIAYKELIEELRFNLSRSEGEKVPVYPFGYDWRMKLEDIESALDEFIREVIDRTKLLKHYHNNGYGKDPRVNLIGHSMGGLIIAGYLKDKGAAAPVDKVATLATPYQGSFEAVIKVTTGTANLGTSPPSSREREAARVTPSLYYLVPSFKNGLVILPENSGLPDTLFDPALWQWSIIKSIEAWVKLKGLPDNTRTHLQRAQEIFERMLSWGREHRNKIDGFRLSDAKLTPNRWLAVVGVGAETRVKLRIEKRGRYPEFVLSSSDRANFWDKDKVLSPVCRLTGDGTVPFEGAVPKFLALENLVCVTPDDYGYWEIGDKLLNEVGGFHGILPNMNMLHRLLVRFFTGAPDKYGNTWGRRAPGVAKGAWAPPLDLADKTER from the coding sequence ATGGATCTCGTAAATCCCGTGATCGTCGTGCCCGGGATAACGGCCACGTATCTCAGGAACGAGTACAAGCTGCCGCCCGACTTCGTCTGGACCGTGATGACGAAGGAGTACGAAAAGGTGGCGCTCCACCCGGACGACCTCAGGTACGAGATGCAGGAGCCGGCGCGCCTACGTCCCGACCAGCTCTACGAGATCGCCTACAAGGAGCTTATCGAGGAGCTAAGGTTTAATCTCAGCCGGAGCGAGGGCGAGAAGGTCCCCGTATACCCCTTCGGGTACGACTGGCGCATGAAGCTCGAGGACATCGAGTCGGCGCTCGACGAGTTCATCCGCGAAGTGATAGACAGGACGAAGCTCCTAAAGCACTACCACAACAACGGCTACGGAAAAGATCCCAGGGTCAACCTCATCGGCCACTCGATGGGCGGGCTGATTATCGCGGGCTATCTGAAGGATAAGGGAGCCGCCGCCCCGGTGGACAAGGTGGCCACGCTCGCGACTCCGTACCAGGGCTCGTTCGAGGCGGTGATAAAGGTCACGACGGGAACGGCGAATCTCGGCACGTCCCCTCCGTCTTCGCGCGAAAGGGAGGCGGCCCGCGTCACGCCGTCGCTCTACTACCTCGTTCCGAGCTTTAAAAACGGCCTGGTTATACTTCCGGAAAACTCCGGCCTGCCCGATACGCTCTTCGACCCGGCTCTCTGGCAGTGGAGCATAATAAAATCCATCGAAGCGTGGGTGAAGCTGAAGGGGCTTCCCGACAATACCCGCACTCATCTCCAGCGGGCGCAGGAGATATTCGAAAGGATGCTTTCGTGGGGGAGGGAGCACCGGAACAAAATAGACGGCTTCAGGCTGTCGGATGCGAAGCTGACTCCGAACAGGTGGCTTGCCGTCGTGGGCGTCGGCGCGGAGACGAGGGTTAAGCTCAGGATCGAGAAACGGGGGCGGTATCCCGAATTCGTCCTGAGCTCTTCCGACAGGGCGAACTTCTGGGACAAGGACAAGGTGTTGAGCCCGGTGTGCAGGTTGACGGGCGACGGCACCGTCCCGTTTGAGGGAGCCGTGCCGAAGTTCCTGGCTCTCGAAAATCTCGTCTGCGTCACGCCCGACGATTACGGCTATTGGGAGATAGGCGACAAGCTGCTGAATGAAGTCGGCGGGTTCCACGGCATACTGCCCAACATGAACATGCTCCACAGGCTCCTCGTCAGGTTCTTCACGGGCGCGCCGGATAAGTACGGCAACACGTGGGGCAGGCGTGCGCCCGGCGTCGCGAAAGGAGCGTGGGCCCCGCCGCTGGATCTCGCCGACAAGACGGAGAGATAA
- a CDS encoding MFS transporter — protein MQQKAGVQKTVYPILFTISFAHLLNDLMQSVIPAVYPIIKDKYDFSFTQIGVITFVFQLTASILQPFVGAYTDKKPKPFSLALAMLFTSLGIIALSIASSFYFFLVAVALFGLGSSVFHPEASRVAYLASGGKKGLAQSIFQVGGNTGTAIGPLLAAVIVLTYGQHSMIWFCIISMIGIAILIRVGRWYRSRLYLRRTNPSSVVAETPPGLSKRQVYFSIGILLTLIFSKYFYMAGMINYYTFFLIDKFGISVRESQYCLFSFLAAVALGTIIGGPLGDRFGRKYIIWFSILGASPFTLLLPHANLFWTIVLAIVIGVVIASAFSAILVYATDLVPGKIGMMAGLFFGFMFGMAGIGSAVLGWMADEISIEYVFRVCAYLPLIGIVATFLPNIRYGALAPAGQPK, from the coding sequence GTGCAACAGAAAGCCGGCGTGCAAAAAACAGTCTATCCCATACTCTTTACGATCAGCTTTGCGCATCTCCTGAACGATTTGATGCAGTCGGTCATTCCGGCGGTCTATCCGATCATCAAGGACAAGTACGATTTCTCGTTTACGCAGATAGGCGTGATAACGTTCGTTTTCCAGCTTACGGCGTCTATACTGCAGCCGTTCGTCGGGGCCTATACCGACAAAAAGCCGAAACCCTTTTCCCTGGCGCTGGCCATGCTGTTCACGTCGCTGGGCATAATAGCCCTGTCCATAGCTTCGAGCTTTTACTTCTTCCTCGTCGCCGTCGCCCTCTTCGGCCTGGGCTCGTCCGTTTTCCATCCCGAGGCGTCCCGCGTGGCCTATCTCGCTTCCGGGGGAAAGAAAGGGCTGGCCCAATCGATTTTCCAGGTCGGGGGGAATACGGGTACGGCTATAGGCCCGCTCCTGGCCGCTGTCATCGTCCTCACGTACGGCCAGCATTCCATGATATGGTTCTGCATCATATCCATGATAGGCATCGCCATACTTATAAGGGTGGGCAGATGGTACAGGAGCCGCTTGTATCTAAGGAGAACGAACCCGTCCTCCGTTGTTGCGGAAACCCCGCCGGGACTGTCCAAAAGGCAGGTCTATTTCTCCATCGGCATCCTGCTGACGCTTATATTTTCGAAGTATTTCTACATGGCGGGCATGATCAACTACTACACGTTTTTCCTCATAGATAAATTCGGCATTTCCGTGCGCGAGTCGCAGTACTGCCTCTTTTCGTTCCTCGCGGCCGTCGCCCTCGGGACCATCATCGGGGGCCCGCTCGGAGACCGCTTCGGCAGAAAGTACATCATATGGTTCTCGATACTGGGGGCGTCCCCTTTCACGCTGCTGCTCCCCCACGCGAACCTCTTCTGGACCATAGTGCTGGCCATAGTCATAGGCGTGGTCATAGCGTCGGCCTTCTCCGCAATACTGGTCTACGCGACGGACCTCGTGCCCGGAAAGATCGGCATGATGGCGGGGCTCTTCTTCGGCTTCATGTTCGGCATGGCCGGCATCGGCTCGGCGGTGCTCGGCTGGATGGCTGACGAGATAAGCATCGAATACGTCTTCAGGGTATGCGCGTATTTGCCGCTGATCGGTATCGTCGCCACGTTCCTTCCGAACATAAGGTACGGCGCGCTCGCCCCGGCCGGGCAACCGAAGTGA
- a CDS encoding DUF3793 family protein: MLETVEKISRGFLDWKKELRTLSGTEPEFQKWLFVHVAGVLFGGKAGELLTIPEGQCGLGYERQVKVIEKLSAKWNYSYLPLCRSEESAKVIFYKRKKVSEALTTVPPCILEDKLGYSAGMSPGEFLAEIGRRWKESGRIPHEIGIALGYPAEDVLGYMGLLPLECRGTCGWRIYGNPALSLERCRMFTQARQGAIAFLAA, translated from the coding sequence ATGCTGGAAACTGTTGAGAAGATATCCCGCGGATTCCTCGACTGGAAAAAGGAATTGAGGACTCTTTCGGGCACGGAGCCCGAGTTTCAGAAGTGGCTCTTCGTCCACGTCGCCGGGGTACTGTTCGGCGGCAAGGCCGGCGAGCTCCTGACCATACCCGAGGGCCAGTGCGGGCTCGGGTACGAGCGGCAGGTGAAGGTCATCGAAAAACTTTCCGCGAAGTGGAATTATTCCTACCTCCCCCTTTGCCGGAGCGAAGAATCGGCGAAGGTCATATTCTACAAGCGGAAGAAGGTGAGCGAAGCCCTGACGACCGTGCCGCCCTGCATACTAGAGGACAAGCTCGGGTACAGCGCCGGCATGTCGCCCGGCGAATTCCTGGCGGAAATCGGGCGGAGATGGAAAGAGTCGGGCAGGATTCCACACGAGATAGGGATCGCGCTCGGATATCCGGCCGAGGACGTGCTGGGATACATGGGCCTCCTTCCCCTCGAATGCAGGGGAACCTGCGGATGGCGGATTTACGGAAACCCGGCCCTTTCGCTGGAAAGGTGCCGCATGTTCACGCAGGCAAGACAAGGCGCGATAGCATTTCTCGCCGCGTGA